A single region of the Agromyces sp. Leaf222 genome encodes:
- a CDS encoding ABC transporter permease, translating to MRLSRPARVTLGVITAIILVVVYVPLFVVLVNSFSTSTSLTWPPPGFTFEWWVKAFQSAGALEAVLTSVQVAIVATIIALVLGTLISFALQRFEFFGREAISLLVILPIALPGIITGIALNNFFRTIMGVPLSIWTVVIAHATFCIVTVFNNVIARLRRQGTNLEEASADLGAGVWTTFRLVTFPQLRSALLAGGLLAFALSFDEIIVTTFTAGSGVTTLPIFILNNMFRPNQAPIVSVIAVVLVLVSIIPIYIAQKLSGPAEQKR from the coding sequence ATGCGCCTCTCCCGCCCCGCTCGCGTCACGCTCGGCGTCATCACCGCGATCATCCTCGTGGTGGTCTACGTGCCGCTGTTCGTCGTGCTCGTGAACTCGTTCTCGACGTCGACCTCGTTGACATGGCCGCCGCCCGGATTCACGTTCGAGTGGTGGGTGAAGGCGTTCCAGAGCGCCGGCGCACTCGAGGCGGTGCTGACGAGCGTGCAGGTCGCGATCGTCGCGACGATCATCGCGCTCGTGCTCGGCACGCTCATCTCGTTCGCGCTGCAGCGCTTCGAGTTCTTCGGCCGCGAGGCGATCAGCCTGCTCGTGATCCTGCCGATCGCCCTGCCCGGCATCATCACCGGCATCGCGCTGAACAACTTCTTCCGCACGATCATGGGCGTGCCGCTCTCGATCTGGACCGTCGTCATCGCGCACGCCACGTTCTGCATCGTGACGGTGTTCAACAACGTGATCGCGCGCCTGCGCCGGCAGGGCACGAACCTCGAGGAGGCCTCGGCCGACCTCGGTGCGGGCGTGTGGACGACGTTCCGGCTCGTGACGTTCCCGCAGCTGCGGTCGGCGCTCCTCGCCGGAGGCCTGCTCGCGTTCGCGCTCTCGTTCGACGAGATCATCGTGACGACGTTCACCGCGGGCTCCGGGGTGACGACGCTGCCCATCTTCATCCTGAACAACATGTTCCGGCCGAACCAGGCGCCCATCGTCTCGGTCATCGCCGTGGTGCTGGTGCTCGTGTCGATCATCCCGATCTACATCGCGCAGAAGCTCTCGGGGCCGGCCGAACAGAAGCGGTAG
- a CDS encoding ABC transporter permease, which translates to MTSASVESRPRRSAARAGSAFLTTHPRTRLALLLAAPLFWLVVVYIVALALLLVTAFWSVDSFTGEITTEFTLDNIIEVVTGSLYQTVTLRTVGVALAVTLIDVVLALPIAFFMAKVASPRMQRVLVILVLTPLWASYLVKAYAWRSVLSQDGILEWLLAPFGGHTPGYGLPATIITLSYLWLPYVILPIYAGLERVPDSLLEASGDLGGKSWSTLRLVVFPLILPAIIAGTIFSFSLSLGDYITVNIVGGANQMLGNLVYTNVGAANNLPLASAIALIPIVIIFGYLFLVRRTGALDNL; encoded by the coding sequence ATGACCTCGGCCTCAGTGGAGTCCCGTCCACGCCGCTCTGCGGCGCGGGCGGGCTCCGCCTTCCTCACGACCCACCCGCGCACGCGGTTGGCGCTGCTGCTGGCGGCGCCCCTGTTCTGGCTCGTCGTGGTCTACATCGTCGCGCTCGCCCTGCTGCTCGTCACGGCGTTCTGGTCGGTCGACAGCTTCACGGGCGAGATCACGACCGAGTTCACCCTCGACAACATCATCGAGGTCGTCACCGGATCGCTCTACCAGACGGTGACCCTGCGCACGGTCGGCGTCGCGCTCGCCGTGACGCTCATCGACGTGGTGCTGGCGCTGCCCATCGCGTTCTTCATGGCGAAGGTCGCCTCGCCGCGCATGCAGCGCGTGCTCGTGATCCTCGTGCTCACGCCGCTCTGGGCGTCGTACCTCGTGAAGGCGTACGCCTGGCGCTCGGTGCTCTCGCAGGACGGCATCCTCGAGTGGCTGCTCGCCCCGTTCGGCGGGCACACGCCCGGGTACGGGCTCCCGGCGACGATCATCACGCTGTCGTACCTGTGGCTGCCGTACGTGATCCTGCCCATCTACGCCGGGCTCGAGCGCGTGCCGGACTCGCTGCTCGAGGCGTCCGGCGACCTCGGCGGCAAGTCGTGGTCGACCCTGCGCCTCGTGGTCTTCCCGCTCATCCTGCCCGCGATCATCGCCGGCACGATCTTCAGCTTCTCGCTCTCGCTCGGCGACTACATCACGGTGAACATCGTGGGCGGCGCGAACCAGATGCTCGGCAACCTCGTGTACACGAACGTGGGCGCCGCGAACAACCTCCCGCTGGCGTCCGCGATCGCGCTCATCCCGATCGTGATCATCTTCGGCTACCTGTTCCTCGTGCGCCGCACCGGCGCGCTCGACAACCTCTAA
- a CDS encoding ABC transporter substrate-binding protein has product MKRIPHTARRGAVVGLAIASVALLTACGTSSGSGDSGGEAATELGDYEGQVSILAWPGYVEDGSNDPAVDWVTPFVDETGCKVTTKTFGTSDEALNLMKTGDYDVVSASGDASLRLVAAGDVAPVNTDLIPNYEGIYPFLKDQAWNSVDGVSYGVPHGYGANLLMYNTEEFSTAPTSWDVVFDKASENAGKVTAYDSPIYIADAAVYLMAHEPDLGIENPYALDEEQLAAAVDLLKVQRESIGEYWSDYLKEIQAFTTGDSVVGTSWQVIENVLEGEGAATDVVLPEEGATGWSDTWMIASEAKNPNCAYAWLDYIASPEANAAATSYFGEAPSSDAACDYREDCEAYHAGDADYASQIWYWSTPIEECLDGRTDVTCTDYAAWTAAWQEIKG; this is encoded by the coding sequence ATGAAGCGCATTCCGCACACGGCCCGCCGTGGCGCGGTCGTCGGCCTCGCGATCGCCTCGGTCGCGTTGCTCACGGCCTGCGGCACCTCGAGCGGTTCCGGCGACTCGGGCGGCGAGGCCGCGACCGAGCTCGGCGACTACGAGGGCCAGGTCTCGATCCTCGCGTGGCCGGGCTACGTCGAGGACGGCTCGAACGACCCCGCCGTCGACTGGGTCACCCCGTTCGTCGACGAGACCGGCTGCAAGGTCACCACGAAGACGTTCGGCACGTCGGATGAGGCGCTGAACCTCATGAAGACGGGCGACTACGACGTGGTCTCCGCCTCGGGCGACGCCTCCCTGCGCCTCGTCGCCGCCGGCGACGTCGCCCCCGTGAACACCGACCTGATCCCGAACTACGAGGGCATCTACCCCTTCCTGAAGGACCAGGCCTGGAACTCGGTCGACGGCGTCTCGTACGGCGTGCCGCACGGCTACGGCGCCAACCTGCTCATGTACAACACGGAGGAGTTCTCGACGGCGCCCACCTCGTGGGACGTCGTGTTCGACAAGGCCTCCGAGAACGCGGGCAAGGTCACGGCCTACGACTCCCCGATCTACATCGCGGATGCCGCGGTCTACCTCATGGCGCACGAGCCCGACCTCGGCATCGAGAACCCCTACGCGCTCGACGAGGAGCAGCTCGCTGCGGCCGTCGACCTGCTGAAGGTGCAGCGCGAGAGCATCGGCGAGTACTGGTCCGACTACCTCAAGGAGATCCAGGCCTTCACGACCGGCGACTCCGTCGTCGGCACGAGCTGGCAGGTCATCGAGAACGTGCTCGAGGGCGAAGGCGCGGCGACCGACGTCGTGCTGCCCGAGGAGGGCGCGACCGGATGGTCCGACACCTGGATGATCGCGTCCGAGGCGAAGAACCCGAACTGCGCCTACGCGTGGCTCGACTACATCGCCAGCCCCGAGGCCAACGCCGCCGCGACCTCGTACTTCGGCGAGGCCCCCTCGTCGGATGCCGCGTGCGACTACCGCGAGGACTGCGAGGCCTATCACGCCGGTGACGCCGACTACGCGTCGCAGATCTGGTACTGGTCGACCCCGATCGAGGAGTGCCTCGACGGGCGCACGGATGTCACGTGCACCGACTACGCCGCCTGGACCGCCGCGTGGCAGGAGATCAAGGGCTGA